The Desulfitobacterium chlororespirans DSM 11544 DNA window CTATTGGCAAAATCAGCGTAAATGAGGATGGAATGTTTATCAAACTTGAGCAGGAATATATTCCTGCTTTGCAAGCGTTAAACGGTTTTAGCCATCTCAATGTCCTTTGGTGGCTTAGCGATTTCGACAATGAGGAAATGAGAAACATTCTTATAGCAGAACAGCCGTACAAAAAGGCCCCGGCAATAATGGGCATTTTCGCCACAAGATCTCCTTTCCGCCCCAATCCGATAGCCTTAACGGCGGTTCAAATTATCACTATTGATTATGAAGACGGTGTTATTCAAATTGGCTATATTGATGCCAACGACAACTCACCTGTACTGGATATAAAGCCGTACACACCAAGCCTTG harbors:
- a CDS encoding SAM-dependent methyltransferase, translating into MQNFKVKPIGKISVNEDGMFIKLEQEYIPALQALNGFSHLNVLWWLSDFDNEEMRNILIAEQPYKKAPAIMGIFATRSPFRPNPIALTAVQIITIDYEDGVIQIGYIDANDNSPVLDIKPYTPSLDRVETPDVPEWCCHWPKSLEESGNFDWENEFNS